One genomic segment of Hordeum vulgare subsp. vulgare chromosome 2H, MorexV3_pseudomolecules_assembly, whole genome shotgun sequence includes these proteins:
- the LOC123427517 gene encoding calcium-dependent protein kinase 12-like → MGNCFTKTYEIPITSGTFDRPPPSFGPQQPAAGHGTGKPPRPPSTASGRPTLPKQQQPPPLPRPSGRPPLPGFLSGSLSRKVPVGEIGPVLQRPMADVRALYNLERKLGSGQFGTTYLCTERATGLKYACKSVSKRKLVRRADVEDMRREVTILQHLSGQPNIAEFRGAFEDAENVHLVMEFCSGGELFDRITAKGSYSERQAAAVCRDILTVVHVCHFMGVLHRDLKPENFLLASPADEAPLKAIDFGLSVFIEEGKVYKDIVGSAYYVAPEVLHRNYGREIDVWSAGVILYILLCGSPPFWAETEKGIFDAILVGQVDFSSSPWPTISESAKDLIRQMLNRDPKRRITAVQALEHPWLKEGGASDRPIDSAVLLRMKQFKAMNKLKQLALKVIAENLSPEEIKGLKQMFNNMDTDKSGTITVEELKIGLTKLGSKISEAEVQKLMEAVDVDKSGSIDYTEFLTAMMNKHKLEKEEDLLRAFQHFDKDSSGYISRDELEQAMTEYGMGDEANIKAVLDEVDKDKDGNIDYEEFVEMMRKGK, encoded by the exons ATGGGCAACTGCTTCACCAAGACGTACGAGATACCCATCACGTCGGGCACGTTCGACCGGCCGCCGCCGTCGTTCGGCCCGCAGCAGCCGGCCGCCGGGCACGGCACCGGCAAGCCCCCGCGGCCGCCGTcgacggcgtcggggcggccGACGCTCCCGAagcagcagcagccgccgccgctgcccagGCCGTCCGGCCGGCCGCCCCTGCCGGGCTTCCTGTCCGGGTCGCTGTCGCGGAAGGTGCCGGTCGGCGAGATCGGCCCGGTGCTGCAGCGGCCGATGGCGGACGTGCGCGCGCTCTACAACCTGGAGCGGAAGCTCGGGAGCGGCCAGTTCGGGACGACGTACCTGTGCACGGAGCGCGCCACGGGGCTCAAGTACGCCTGCAAGTCGGTGTCCAAGCGGAAGCTGGTGCGGCGCGCCGACGTGGAGGACATGCGCCGGGAGGTGACCATCCTGCAGCACCTCAGCGGCCAGCCCAACATCGCCGAGTTCAGGGGCGCCTTCGAGGACGCCGAGAACGTGCACCTCGTCATGGAGTTCTGCTCCGGCGGGGAGCTCTTCGACCGCATCACCGCCAAGGGGAGCTACTCCGAGCGCCAGGCCGCCGCTGTATGCAGGGACATCCTCACCGTCGTCCACGTCTGCCACTTCATGGGCGTCTTGCACCGGGACCTCAAGCCCGAGAACTTCTTGCTCGCCAGCCCCGCCGACGAAGCCCCGCTCAAGGCCATCGACTTCGGCCTCTCCGTCTTCATCGAAGAAG GAAAAGTGTACAAGGACATTGTGGGAAGTGCATACTATGTGGCGCCAGAAGTATTGCATCGGAATTACGGGAGAGAAATTGATGTCTGGAGCGCTGGAGTGATCTTGTACATTCTCTTATGTGGTTCACCGCCTTTCTGGGCAG AAACGGAGAAGGGCATATTCGACGCAATACTGGTGGGTCAAGTTGATTTCAGTAGCAGCCCCTGGCCGACGATATCTGAAAGCGCAAAGGATCTTATCAGACAAATGTTAAACAGAGATCCGAAAAGGCGTATCACGGCAGTACAGGCCCTGG AACATCCATGGCTCAAAGAAGGTGGTGCGTCTGACAGGCCTATCGACAGCGCGGTCCTATTAAGAATGAagcaattcaaggcaatgaacaagctTAAACAACTGGCGCTTAAG GTAATTGCAGAGAACCTGTCACCTGAGGAAATCAAGGGCCTGAAACAGATGTTCAATAACATGGACACAGACAAGAGTGGGACCATCACAGTTGAAGAACTGAAGATTGGTTTAACCAAGTTAGGATCAAAGATTAGTGAGGCGGAGGTTCAGAAGCTTATGGAAGCA gttgATGTAGACAAGAGTGGCAGCATAGATTACACGGAATTCCTGACTGCTATGATGAATAAACATAAGCTGGAAAAGGAGGAGGATCTGCTCCGTGCATTTCAACACTTCGACAAAGATAGCAGCGG GTACATATCAAGAGACGAACTTGAACAAGCCATGACAGAGTATGGGATGGGTGATGAAGCAAATATTAAAGCAGTACTGGACGAAGTTGACAAAGACAAA GATGGGAATATCGACTATGAAGAGTTTGTGGAAATGATGAGGAAAGGAAAATAG